Proteins encoded within one genomic window of Mycolicibacterium aubagnense:
- a CDS encoding TetR/AcrR family transcriptional regulator, whose product MSDRVTQILEAAVRVIAQDGVRGLRVDKLATEAGVSTALIYYHFKDRAGVLQAALEHVNHRAQSYTDHALSSIGGDPRGQVDAVLLAELQDPDEIRENSIAWGELRASAVFHSDLRAPLAESTRAWNIDIETLIRAAQDAGSIAPGVDVAAAAERLTALVEGLSERWHSGSVTLDRARHLLAGAIESELPAAD is encoded by the coding sequence GTGTCAGACCGTGTCACCCAGATCCTTGAAGCCGCCGTCCGCGTCATCGCTCAGGACGGTGTGCGCGGACTGCGCGTCGACAAGCTCGCCACCGAGGCAGGCGTGTCTACCGCGTTGATCTATTACCACTTCAAAGACCGCGCCGGAGTGCTGCAGGCTGCTCTCGAACACGTCAACCACCGGGCCCAAAGCTACACAGATCACGCCTTGAGCTCGATTGGCGGCGACCCGCGCGGCCAGGTCGACGCGGTGCTGCTGGCCGAACTCCAAGACCCCGACGAAATCCGCGAGAACTCCATCGCTTGGGGTGAACTGCGGGCAAGCGCCGTGTTCCATTCCGACCTGCGCGCACCGCTGGCCGAGTCCACCCGTGCCTGGAACATCGACATCGAAACGCTCATCCGCGCCGCGCAGGACGCCGGCAGCATCGCTCCCGGCGTCGATGTCGCCGCGGCCGCCGAACGCCTCACGGCCCTGGTCGAAGGACTGTCCGAACGCTGGCACAGCGGCTCGGTCACCCTCGATCGCGCCCGCCACCTGCTCGCCGGCGCGATCGAGTCCGAACTGCCCGCGGCGGACTAG
- a CDS encoding aspartate aminotransferase family protein — MTLVTDQLLPAGHTIDSMRAEAERAYQLDRAHVFHSWSAQAALKPMTITAAEGSYFWDGDGNRLLDFSSQLVNTNIGHQHPKVVAAIQEQAARLCTIAPQHANAARSEAARLIAELTPGDLNHIFFTNGGADANEHAVRMARLHTGKHKVLARYRSYHGGTDLAINLTGDPRRFANDRGAAGVVHFNGPFLYRSVFHAENEEQESVRALDELQRVIELEGASTIVAIILESIPGTAGIMVPPPGYLAGVRALCDKYDIMMIADEVMSGFGRSGKWFAINHFDVVPDLLTFAKGVNSGYVPLGGVAISAAIAQTFAERAYPGGLTYSGHPLAAAAVVATINAMRDEGMVENAARLGAEIIGPALRDFARRHPSVGEVRGAGVFWAIELVKDQATREPLAPYGGTSDAMDAVVAFCKQNGLMPFTNFNRVHVVPPCNAGADEVRSGLAILDRALDVADQYAQ, encoded by the coding sequence ATGACCCTCGTCACAGACCAGCTCCTGCCCGCCGGCCACACCATCGACTCGATGCGCGCCGAGGCCGAACGCGCCTACCAGTTGGATCGCGCCCACGTCTTCCACTCCTGGTCCGCCCAGGCGGCGCTGAAGCCGATGACCATCACTGCCGCCGAAGGCAGCTACTTCTGGGACGGCGACGGCAACCGGCTGCTGGACTTCTCGTCCCAGCTGGTCAACACCAACATCGGCCACCAGCACCCGAAAGTCGTTGCGGCGATTCAGGAACAGGCCGCCAGGCTGTGCACCATCGCACCGCAGCACGCCAACGCCGCACGTTCGGAAGCCGCCCGGCTGATCGCCGAACTCACCCCCGGCGACCTGAACCACATCTTCTTCACCAATGGCGGAGCCGATGCCAACGAGCACGCCGTGCGCATGGCACGGCTGCACACCGGCAAGCACAAGGTGCTCGCCCGCTACCGCTCCTACCACGGCGGCACCGACCTGGCGATCAACCTGACCGGCGACCCGCGGCGCTTCGCCAACGATCGCGGCGCGGCCGGCGTCGTGCACTTCAACGGACCGTTCCTGTACCGCTCGGTGTTCCACGCCGAGAACGAGGAGCAGGAATCCGTGCGGGCCCTCGACGAGCTGCAGCGGGTGATCGAACTCGAAGGCGCGTCGACCATCGTCGCGATCATCCTCGAGTCCATCCCCGGCACCGCCGGCATCATGGTGCCGCCGCCCGGCTATCTGGCCGGCGTGCGCGCACTGTGCGACAAGTACGACATCATGATGATCGCCGACGAGGTGATGTCCGGCTTCGGCCGGTCCGGAAAGTGGTTCGCCATCAACCACTTTGATGTCGTTCCCGACCTGCTGACGTTCGCCAAGGGCGTCAACTCCGGCTACGTGCCACTGGGTGGCGTCGCGATCAGTGCCGCCATCGCCCAGACCTTCGCCGAGCGCGCCTACCCAGGTGGCCTGACCTACTCCGGACACCCGTTGGCCGCCGCGGCCGTGGTCGCGACGATCAACGCCATGCGTGATGAAGGCATGGTCGAGAACGCGGCCCGCCTCGGCGCGGAAATCATCGGACCGGCGCTGCGCGACTTCGCGCGGCGGCACCCCAGCGTCGGTGAGGTGCGTGGCGCGGGCGTCTTCTGGGCCATCGAACTCGTCAAGGACCAGGCCACCCGGGAACCGTTGGCGCCCTATGGCGGCACCAGCGACGCGATGGACGCGGTCGTCGCATTCTGCAAGCAGAACGGCCTGATGCCGTTCACCAACTTCAACCGCGTCCACGTGGTGCCGCCGTGCAACGCCGGTGCGGACGAGGTGCGGTCTGGGCTGGCGATTCTGGACCGCGCGCTCGACGTGGCGGACCAGTACGCCCAGTAA